Proteins encoded together in one Myxocyprinus asiaticus isolate MX2 ecotype Aquarium Trade chromosome 9, UBuf_Myxa_2, whole genome shotgun sequence window:
- the gtpbp6 gene encoding putative GTP-binding protein 6: MGLTNLNALTKHVFLCRFAWRSLCSKHVVGRCYMNIAKCKPTSFHRVGAMLPCPKQSLKTGFAVPFESCLPARAVSLTACMFKSKNHSTDDESLEEDEIDEAEIEELFQQQIPTGIVGDHRIFIVHPDVKWGSKKQYLTTAALQMEEAVGLVNTLQNWSVVDKIILSTKTPEKRKIFGKGNFQTLTKKIRTTPGVTAVFVNVERLSPSSERELQEAWGVMVLDRYSLVLHIFRCNARTKEAKLQISLAEIPLFRSRLRNEVANLDQQGGGSRYIMGSGETLYEVQQRMLKERELKIRSALERLRRKRHLLRSQRKHKDFPIISVMGYTNCGKTTLIKALTGDAGLQPKDQLFATLDVTVHAGQMPSHMTVLYVDTIGFLSQLPHNLIDSFSATLEDVAHSDLIIHVRDISHPETVNQKVNVLNVLKNLQIPERLLNSIIEVHNKTDLMEGYETCEPEVIPISALKQHGLDILKEKIEEAVVKSTGKQVMSLKVQLNSPQLAWLYKEATVQAVDDVGDDCTANVKVIISEATYGRYRKQFQVT, from the exons ATGGGTCTTACCAACCTAAATGCCCTGACCAAGCATGTGTTTCTATGCAGATTTGCATGGAGAAGTTTATGTTCAAAACATGTTGTAGGGAGGTGCTACATGAACATTGCCAAATGTAAACCCACCAGCTTTCACCGAGTGGGTGCCATGTTACCATGCCCAAAACAAAGTTTAAAGACTGGGTTTGCAGTGCCATTTGAGTCTTGTCTGCCAGCAAGGGCTGTCTCTTTGACAGCTTGCATGTTCAAGAGCAAAAATCACAGCACAGATGATGAAAGCTTAGAAGAAGATGAAATTGATGAGGCAGAAATTGAGGAGCTGTTCCAGCAGCAGATCCCCACAGGTATCGTTGGAGACCACCGAATCTTCATTGTTCATCCTGATGTGAAATGGGGCAGCAAAAAGCAATATTTGACCACAG CGGCACTTCAAATGGAAGAGGCTGTTGGTCTGGTGAATACCTTACAGAACTGGAGTGTTGTTGACAAGATCATCCTCTCCACCAAGACACCAGAGAAGAGGAAAATTTTTGGCAAGGGAAACTTCCAGACACTAACAA AGAAAATCAGAACAACACCTGGGGTCACAGCTGTCTTTGTGAATGTGGAGCGTCTTTCACCATCATCTGAA CGAGAGCTGCAGGAAGCCTGGGGAGTAATGGTTCTTGATCGATACTCGCTTGTTCTACATATTTTCCGCTGTAATGCTAGAACAAAAGAGGCCAAACTGCAGATCTCTTTGGCAGAGATTCCCTTGTTCAG ATCACGCCTGAGAAACGAAGTCGCAAACTTAGACCAGCAAGGTGGCGGTTCAAGGTACATTATGGGTTCAG GTGAAACTTTGTATGAAGTGCAGCAGAGGATGTTGAAGGAACGAGAGCTAAAGATCCGATCGGCCCTGGAGCGACTAAGGAGGAAGAGGCATCTGCTCCGCTCCCAACGCAAACATAAAGATTTTCCAATCATCTCTGTCATGGGCTACACTAACTGTG GTAAAACAACTCTGATCAAAGCCCTGACTGGTGATGCTGGGCTCCAGCCTAAAGACCAGCTATTTGCCACTCTGGATGTTACAGTACATGCAGGACAGATGCCAAGTCACATGACTGTACTGTACGTAGACACCATTGGCTTTTTGTCCCAGCTCCCTCACAACCTTATTGACTCTTTCTCTGCCACACTGGAGGATGTGGCACATTCA GACCTTATCATTCATGTGAGAGACATTAGTCATCCGGAGACTGTGAATCAAAAAGTCAATGTACTTAATGTTCTAAAGAATCTTCAGATCCCAGAAAGGCTCTTGAACTCTATAATAGAGGTACACAATAAGACTGACCTCATGGAAGG ATATGAAACCTGTGAACCTGAGGTTATCCCAATATCAGCACTGAAACAACATGGACTGGACATATTGAAAGAAAAGATTGAAGAAGCTGTTGTTAAATCGACTGGAAAACAAGTTATGAGCCTCAAGGTGCAGCTCAACAGCCCTCAATTAGC TTGGCTGTATAAGGAGGCAACAGTTCAGGCGGTGGATGATGTTGGAGATGACTGCACTGCCAACGTCAAGGTCATCATTAGCGAAGCTACATATGGCCGCTACAGGAAACAGTTTCAGGTCACCTAG